The Diaminobutyricimonas aerilata nucleotide sequence GGTGAGCGTGCTCGGCGGGGAACGGTGGCACGTCGTGCTGGCCACCGTGCTCATCTTCGTGCCGCCCCTCATCGCGAACGCGTTCGGGGTGCGGGTCTCCGGATCGGTGCAGCTCGTGCTCACCGGCATCCTCGTCTTCGTCGTGATCGGCGTGATGTCGTTCGCCGCGGGAGAGGTGCGCGAGCGCAACTTCGAACCCTTCCTGCCGCACGGGTGGGGCGGTGTGGGAGCCGCGATCAGCCTCTTCGTCTGGGCCTTCGCCGGGTGGGAGGCGGTCACCCACATCGCGGGCGAATTCCGCCGACCACGCCGGACGATCCCGTGGGCGACCGCCATCGCGATCATCGTGGTGGGGGCGTCGTACCTCGCCCTGCAAATCGCCACCGTCGGCGTGCTCGGCGAGTCCGCGGGAGACAGTCCCGTCGCGCTGCTCGATCTCGTCGGGGCGTCCGCGCCCGGGTACGCCTCGACCGTCGTGGCGGGGATCGCCGTCGTGGTCTCGGTCGGGGTGCTCAACGCCTACCTGCCGGCCTTCGCGAAACTCGGCGCCTCACTCGGCCGCGACGGGCACCTGCCGCGCTGGATCGGCCGTGGAGCGGAGGCCGGCGCAGTGCCCCGGCGCGCGCTCCTCGTCGTGGCGGTCATCGACGCCTGCTACCTGTCGCTCTGCGTCGCCGGCGGCCTCGACCTGACGCCGTTCATCCTCGTGCACACGAGCAGCATGGTGGCGGTCTACGCGCTCGGCATGCTCGCCGCCGTGAGGTTGCTCGAGCGCTGGAGTGTCGGCTGGTGGCTCGCGGTCGTCTCGCTCGTGCTCGTCGCGGGCCTCGTCGTGCTCGCCGGCGCCAACATGATCGTCCCCGCACTGCTGGCCCTCGCGGCCGTGGTGGTCACCCTCGTCCGAAGGAGGCGGCATGCCCGCTGAGACTCCCGCCGCATCCGCCGGCCGCCGCGTCGTCGACCTCAGCCATCGCATCCGCGCCGGGCTGGTCACCTATCCGGGCCTGCCGGAACCGACGATCACGCCGCACCTCACCCGGGAGGACTCCCGGGCCAGGTACGCGCCCGGGACGGAATTCGCGATGGACGTGATCCACATGATCGGCAACACGGGCACCTACCTCGACAGCCCGTACCACCGCTACGCCGGCGGCCCGGACCTCGCGGGACTCGAGCTCGCGAGCCTCGTCGACCTGCGCGCCGAGGTGGTGCACATGCCCGATCCGCCCGAGCGCGGCGTACCGGCGGAGGTCTTCCTCGACCGGGACGTGCGGGGCGCCGCTGTGCTCATCCACACCGGATGGGACCGGCACTTCGGCACGCCGGAGTACGCACACGGGGCGCCGTTCCTCGCGACCGACGCGGTCGAGTACCTCGTCGCAGAGGGGGCGGCGCTCGTCGGGATCGATTCGCTGAACATCGACGACACCGAGAGCGGGGGAGAGCGCCCCGCTCACTCCGGGCTACTCGCCGCCGGCATCCACGTGGTCGAGCACCTCACCCGGCTCGAGGAGCTGCCGGCGAGCGGGGCGCGGTTCACCGCGGCACCGCCCGCCGTCGAAGGATTCGGCACCTTCCCGGTGCGCGCGTTCGCGATCGTCGACGAGGACGCCGACGGAGCCCGATCCGCATGATTCCGGGCGACACGCCCGGGATGCGAGCTCCATTTGCCCGTTCCCGGATCGCCACGTAATGTTCTTACTCGTCACCCCAAAGGTGCGGGAGAGCGGAAGAGCTCCCCGGCCTCAAGCGGGACCAACCTCCTCAAGCCGAATGGCGCAGATCCTCTTGAAGGAATGCGTCCCAGCGCTTAGGATGGACAATCCATTCGGATCCCGGGAAACCGGGAGCGCAGGTCGATTTGACAAGCGAATCCAATGAGATACGGTAGGGACTCCACCCCTGAAGAACGAGCCGGAAACGGCGAGTGAACAGGCGTGCCCACCGGATCTGGATCGCCAGTCGGATTTGACAGGCAGAACCGAATGGGATAAGTTAGGACAGTTGCCCTGAAGCGGAACCGGAAGCGGTGAAGCGGCAGGCGCGCCCGATCCTTGAGAACTCAACAGCGTGCACTAAGTCAATGCCAAATTACCTCGTTGACTGACTCCGGTCAGTCATAGAGATTCCTTTGGATTAGACAGATTGTCAGTAGACAGTCTTTTAGTCAGACAAACTCGCGACGGCCCAGGTCAATTCCGACCCAGTCGTCGCACAGATGTGCCGGCCACTTCGGTGGTCGTGCAATCAAACATTTACGGAGAGTTTGATCCTGGCTCAGGACGAACGCTGGCGGCGTGCTTAACACATGCAAGTCGAACGGTGAAAGAGGAGCTTGCTCCTCTGGATCAGTGGCGAACGGGTGAGTAACACGTGAGCAATCTGCCCCTCACTCTGGGATAAGC carries:
- a CDS encoding APC family permease, which codes for MASTSPIAIVPPVADPHGDDGRIGLVQASALYVAAVLGTGILTLPALAAEAAGPASVVAVAAVLLLSIPLAGTFAALASRYPDAGGVATFVRLALGDTAARMSGYWFFFGVGAGAPVVGLLGAEYLVSVLGGERWHVVLATVLIFVPPLIANAFGVRVSGSVQLVLTGILVFVVIGVMSFAAGEVRERNFEPFLPHGWGGVGAAISLFVWAFAGWEAVTHIAGEFRRPRRTIPWATAIAIIVVGASYLALQIATVGVLGESAGDSPVALLDLVGASAPGYASTVVAGIAVVVSVGVLNAYLPAFAKLGASLGRDGHLPRWIGRGAEAGAVPRRALLVVAVIDACYLSLCVAGGLDLTPFILVHTSSMVAVYALGMLAAVRLLERWSVGWWLAVVSLVLVAGLVVLAGANMIVPALLALAAVVVTLVRRRRHAR
- a CDS encoding cyclase family protein — its product is MPAETPAASAGRRVVDLSHRIRAGLVTYPGLPEPTITPHLTREDSRARYAPGTEFAMDVIHMIGNTGTYLDSPYHRYAGGPDLAGLELASLVDLRAEVVHMPDPPERGVPAEVFLDRDVRGAAVLIHTGWDRHFGTPEYAHGAPFLATDAVEYLVAEGAALVGIDSLNIDDTESGGERPAHSGLLAAGIHVVEHLTRLEELPASGARFTAAPPAVEGFGTFPVRAFAIVDEDADGARSA